In Achromobacter xylosoxidans A8, a single window of DNA contains:
- a CDS encoding SDR family oxidoreductase — MSDYISGKTIVITGAGGGFGRLVAQKAAARGALVTCGDVNVAAAEETVAGIVAAGGRAQALAADVRILDDLKRLVDASVQKYGSIEVMLNNAGIMPLAFIADHALAYDAWMRCIDINMKGVLNGMIAAHDQMISQGRGHLVNISSIYGNFPVVGAAIYGATKAAVNFMSEAVRMEARGKIKVTTIKPTGVPSTGLGGSVVNQAAAVGIVGANMEQFVTMVKGLQEGSLPSDLRDPENISHVPLEPGSIADAVLLAIDQPWGVSVSDMTVRASADCFVL, encoded by the coding sequence ATGAGTGATTACATCTCAGGCAAGACCATAGTCATCACCGGCGCGGGCGGGGGCTTCGGGCGTCTTGTCGCGCAGAAGGCCGCTGCGCGCGGAGCGCTGGTGACGTGCGGCGACGTCAACGTCGCGGCGGCGGAAGAAACCGTGGCGGGCATCGTCGCGGCTGGCGGCCGGGCGCAGGCCCTGGCCGCGGATGTCCGCATCCTGGATGACCTGAAACGCCTCGTCGACGCCAGTGTGCAGAAATATGGCTCGATCGAAGTGATGCTCAACAACGCAGGCATCATGCCGCTGGCTTTTATCGCCGACCATGCCCTCGCCTACGACGCCTGGATGCGCTGCATCGACATCAATATGAAGGGCGTCCTCAACGGCATGATTGCGGCCCATGATCAGATGATTTCCCAGGGGCGCGGCCACCTGGTCAACATCTCGTCCATATACGGGAATTTTCCGGTGGTGGGCGCGGCAATCTACGGCGCCACCAAGGCGGCAGTCAATTTCATGTCGGAAGCCGTGCGTATGGAAGCGCGCGGGAAGATCAAGGTGACGACCATCAAACCGACAGGCGTGCCTAGCACCGGGCTCGGCGGGTCCGTTGTCAATCAGGCCGCCGCCGTCGGCATAGTCGGGGCCAACATGGAACAGTTCGTGACCATGGTCAAGGGCTTGCAGGAAGGTTCCCTGCCCTCCGATCTGCGCGATCCGGAGAACATATCGCATGTGCCTCTGGAGCCCGGATCCATCGCCGATGCGGTACTTCTGGCCATCGATCAGCCCTGGGGAGTCTCGGTCAGCGACATGACGGTACGCGCTTCGGCGGATTGTTTTGTCCTCTGA
- a CDS encoding MaoC family dehydratase: MGLSNDRRGNFFEDFRLGMKIRHATPRTLTDGDRSLYIGLTGSRSALHTAHSNAELLGCGNWPLEDLLVFNTAFGKTVPDISLNAAANLGYAEVQFIAPMYPGDTLAVESEIIGLKENSSRKTGVVYVRSTASNQRHQQILQWVRWVMVHKRDPQAACPEPLVPSMQAAIGAAQLRQHGYTPQALRITEVTAAEELWEDYDEGQRIDHPGAMTINDSDHSIATRLYQNTARAHFDGYAMSAQGGQRLVYGGHVMSLCRALSYDGLENGLSILAINGGSHVNPTYAGDTIACATTVLQRIDLGQAHMGALRLRTIGIKNAGAASIAFPDPGVGRPSHPAQVVLDIDYTIAMPRRRV; encoded by the coding sequence ATGGGACTGAGCAATGACCGCAGGGGCAATTTCTTCGAGGACTTCCGGCTGGGCATGAAGATCCGCCACGCCACGCCGCGCACCCTCACCGACGGCGACCGCAGCCTCTATATCGGACTCACCGGCAGCCGCAGCGCGCTGCACACCGCCCACAGCAATGCCGAGCTGCTGGGTTGCGGCAACTGGCCTCTCGAGGATCTGCTGGTGTTCAACACCGCCTTCGGCAAGACCGTGCCGGACATTTCATTGAACGCGGCGGCAAACCTGGGCTACGCGGAAGTGCAGTTCATCGCGCCCATGTACCCGGGCGATACCCTCGCCGTCGAGTCCGAGATCATCGGCTTGAAGGAAAACTCCAGCCGCAAGACAGGCGTCGTCTATGTGCGTTCAACCGCAAGCAACCAGCGCCACCAGCAGATCCTGCAATGGGTGCGCTGGGTCATGGTGCACAAGAGGGACCCGCAGGCCGCATGCCCCGAACCCCTGGTGCCCTCAATGCAGGCGGCCATCGGCGCCGCGCAGCTGAGGCAGCACGGATACACGCCGCAAGCCCTGCGCATTACCGAAGTGACGGCCGCCGAGGAACTCTGGGAAGACTACGACGAGGGCCAACGCATCGACCACCCTGGCGCAATGACCATCAATGACAGCGATCACAGCATCGCCACGCGCCTCTACCAGAACACCGCTCGGGCACACTTCGACGGCTACGCGATGAGCGCGCAAGGCGGCCAACGGCTGGTCTATGGCGGGCATGTCATGTCGCTATGCCGCGCCCTGTCCTACGACGGACTGGAAAACGGCCTTTCCATCCTGGCCATCAATGGCGGCAGCCACGTGAACCCCACCTACGCGGGCGACACCATCGCCTGCGCCACCACAGTGTTGCAACGCATCGACCTGGGACAGGCCCACATGGGCGCCCTGCGCCTGCGCACCATCGGCATCAAGAACGCCGGCGCCGCATCCATCGCCTTTCCCGATCCCGGCGTCGGCCGGCCCAGCCATCCGGCGCAAGTCGTGCTGGACATCGACTACACCATCGCCATGCCCAGGCGCCGAGTCTGA
- a CDS encoding PDR/VanB family oxidoreductase, whose product MQSQVTSTVRVAHRRQETDDIISLELEALDGGALPPFEAGAHIDVHVAPGIVRQYSLCNASSERHCYVIGILRDPQSRGGSVAIHERLQPGSVVEVSAPRNHFPLKPQAKSVLIAGGIGITPMLCMAETLHAAGTAFSLHYCARDQGRAAFLDRIAQSPFSENVVFHYDDKADEQKLHPDELFSQVGPEEEIYVCGPAGFIDWVCQAADQAGVPKHRVRYEHFSAKPVDTSQDGAFDVRIASSGQLFHIPADQSVADVLLAAGVDIYTSCGEGSCGSCVMRLVEGEADHRDVFLTDEEHASGNQFTPCCSRAKSPLLVLDL is encoded by the coding sequence ATGCAATCCCAAGTAACGAGCACGGTGCGCGTCGCGCACCGGCGTCAGGAAACCGACGACATCATCAGTCTGGAGCTGGAAGCGTTGGACGGCGGCGCCTTGCCGCCTTTCGAAGCGGGAGCGCATATCGATGTACATGTCGCTCCCGGCATAGTCCGGCAGTATTCGCTGTGCAACGCCTCGTCGGAACGTCATTGCTATGTGATCGGCATCTTGAGGGATCCCCAGTCGCGCGGCGGTTCGGTGGCGATCCACGAACGCTTGCAACCCGGATCCGTGGTCGAGGTCAGTGCGCCGCGCAATCACTTCCCGCTGAAGCCGCAGGCTAAAAGCGTATTGATTGCGGGCGGAATCGGCATTACGCCCATGCTGTGCATGGCAGAAACGCTGCATGCGGCGGGTACCGCGTTTTCCTTGCACTACTGCGCCCGCGATCAGGGGAGGGCGGCTTTCCTGGACCGCATCGCCCAGTCTCCCTTCAGCGAAAACGTCGTCTTTCATTACGACGACAAGGCCGACGAGCAGAAGCTGCATCCGGATGAGCTGTTTTCCCAAGTGGGACCGGAAGAAGAGATCTACGTCTGCGGCCCCGCCGGCTTCATCGATTGGGTCTGCCAGGCGGCGGATCAGGCAGGCGTTCCGAAGCATCGCGTGCGCTACGAGCACTTCAGCGCCAAGCCCGTGGATACCTCTCAGGACGGCGCCTTCGACGTAAGGATCGCGAGTTCCGGCCAGCTCTTTCATATCCCCGCGGATCAATCCGTGGCCGACGTGCTGCTGGCAGCGGGCGTGGATATCTATACCTCCTGCGGGGAGGGGTCCTGCGGCTCCTGCGTCATGCGTCTGGTGGAAGGGGAAGCCGATCATCGCGACGTATTCCTTACCGACGAAGAGCATGCCAGCGGCAACCAGTTCACCCCGTGCTGCTCGCGCGCGAAATCGCCGCTGCTTGTGCTTGATCTCTGA
- a CDS encoding acyl-CoA dehydrogenase family protein: MQAQSEERRMIQEAARQFTMERVLPVANRLDPEKGKIPRELIDEMAELGFFGILIPEEYGGLGLGAYEYCLVAEQLSRGWMSVGSLIARGNGLIGALKGLTPQKKAEYLPRMARGEFLGAFSLSEPNAGSDVANISCRAVRDGDDWLITGSKYWCTFADDADFILVICRSDPVVDPQARHKGLSAFMIEKPRGELPEGVQGSVIPKIGYHGWTTWELAFDNCRVPHSAMVGDEGKAFYLACAGLETARAHTAARSIGLAQGSLEDSIQYAKQRAQFGRPIADFQAIRFKIADMATQIEASRALLYAVCEKIDRGVRTDTEASMVKLLASEMSERVTSEGLQVHGGAGYTTHCAAERYWRDARLTKIFEGTSEIQMRIISDALLGKVQA; this comes from the coding sequence ATGCAGGCACAAAGCGAAGAGCGGCGCATGATCCAGGAGGCCGCGCGCCAATTCACGATGGAACGCGTGCTTCCCGTGGCCAATCGACTGGACCCGGAGAAAGGGAAGATCCCTCGCGAACTGATCGATGAAATGGCCGAGCTAGGCTTTTTCGGCATCCTGATTCCCGAGGAGTACGGCGGGTTGGGGTTGGGCGCCTACGAGTACTGTCTGGTGGCGGAGCAACTGTCGCGCGGATGGATGAGCGTGGGCAGCCTGATCGCGCGCGGCAACGGGCTGATCGGCGCGCTCAAGGGCCTGACGCCACAGAAGAAGGCGGAGTACCTGCCACGCATGGCGCGCGGCGAATTCCTAGGCGCTTTCTCCCTGTCCGAGCCCAACGCCGGTTCGGATGTGGCCAACATCTCCTGCCGCGCGGTGCGCGACGGCGACGACTGGCTGATCACGGGCAGCAAATACTGGTGCACGTTCGCCGACGATGCGGACTTCATTCTGGTGATCTGCCGCAGCGACCCCGTGGTCGATCCGCAGGCGCGCCACAAAGGGCTGTCCGCGTTCATGATCGAAAAGCCGCGCGGCGAACTGCCGGAGGGCGTGCAGGGCAGCGTCATCCCCAAGATCGGATATCACGGCTGGACGACGTGGGAGCTCGCATTCGACAACTGCCGCGTGCCGCATTCGGCGATGGTGGGCGACGAGGGCAAGGCGTTCTATCTGGCCTGCGCCGGCCTGGAAACCGCGCGTGCGCACACCGCGGCGCGTTCCATCGGCCTGGCGCAGGGCAGCCTGGAGGATTCGATCCAGTACGCCAAGCAGCGGGCGCAATTCGGCAGGCCGATTGCGGACTTCCAGGCCATCCGCTTCAAGATCGCCGATATGGCGACGCAGATCGAGGCCTCCCGCGCCTTGCTCTACGCCGTGTGCGAGAAGATCGATCGCGGCGTGCGCACGGACACCGAGGCGTCCATGGTCAAACTGCTGGCCAGCGAAATGAGCGAACGGGTGACCAGCGAAGGCCTGCAGGTCCACGGCGGCGCCGGCTACACCACGCATTGCGCCGCGGAGCGCTATTGGCGCGATGCGCGCCTGACAAAGATCTTCGAGGGCACTTCTGAAATCCAGATGCGCATCATCTCCGATGCGCTGCTAGGCAAGGTGCAGGCATGA
- a CDS encoding aldehyde dehydrogenase family protein, whose amino-acid sequence MTIDGKAVFGATRLDVLDPATENIVARVPDATPQQLDEAVASARRAAPAWAGLPLEARRKLVARVGEVIMSNQEALAQLLTQEQGKPLAAARQELMAAAYWCTETAGLDLPADVSSETPEELVRVLRVPVGVVGGIVPWNFPLVLAIWKVAPALVTGNTMVLKPSPYTPLTTLKLGELLRDVLPPGVLNVISGSDALGPLMSGHPGIDKISFTGSTQTGRAVMASAAGNLKRLTLELGGNDAAIVMPDADIDAIAPIIFWGAFTNSAQYCLAIKRLYIHEDVYDRMAQALARLARETKVGPGNAEGVELGPVQNRRQFERLKNLLEDTRSQGYRMLAGGALPEGKGYFFPVTLVDNPPDTARVVREEPFGPILPLLKFRNEEEVIARANDSEYGLGGSVWGADQAAATRVALRLNTGTVWVNQIHTLKPGKPMAGHKQSGVGIENGAEGLLEYTVLRTVSSKRPH is encoded by the coding sequence ATGACCATAGATGGAAAGGCCGTTTTTGGGGCCACGCGCCTCGACGTGCTGGATCCGGCCACCGAGAACATCGTGGCCCGCGTGCCCGATGCCACGCCGCAGCAGCTGGATGAGGCCGTGGCCAGTGCACGGCGTGCGGCACCGGCCTGGGCCGGGTTGCCTTTGGAGGCGCGGCGAAAGCTGGTCGCCCGTGTGGGCGAGGTCATCATGTCCAACCAGGAAGCGTTGGCGCAGTTGTTGACCCAAGAGCAGGGCAAGCCGCTTGCCGCGGCGCGCCAGGAACTGATGGCGGCCGCATACTGGTGCACGGAGACCGCCGGGCTGGATCTTCCCGCCGATGTGAGCAGCGAGACGCCGGAGGAACTGGTCAGGGTGTTGCGCGTGCCGGTAGGGGTGGTGGGCGGCATCGTACCTTGGAACTTCCCGCTGGTACTGGCAATCTGGAAGGTGGCGCCTGCCCTGGTCACGGGCAACACCATGGTGCTGAAGCCCTCGCCATACACGCCGCTGACGACATTGAAGCTGGGCGAATTGCTGCGCGACGTACTGCCTCCGGGGGTGCTCAACGTCATCAGCGGGTCCGACGCGTTGGGTCCGCTGATGTCCGGGCATCCGGGCATCGACAAGATCAGTTTTACCGGGTCGACCCAGACTGGCCGTGCGGTGATGGCCTCCGCCGCCGGCAATCTGAAGCGGCTGACGCTCGAGCTGGGCGGAAACGACGCGGCCATCGTCATGCCAGACGCCGACATCGACGCGATTGCGCCCATCATCTTTTGGGGAGCCTTCACCAATAGCGCCCAGTACTGCCTCGCCATCAAACGCTTGTACATCCACGAAGATGTCTACGACCGGATGGCCCAGGCGCTGGCCAGACTGGCTCGCGAAACCAAGGTCGGACCCGGCAATGCAGAGGGGGTCGAACTCGGCCCCGTGCAGAACCGCCGCCAGTTCGAGCGGCTCAAAAACCTGCTTGAGGACACGCGCAGCCAGGGATATCGCATGCTGGCGGGCGGCGCCCTGCCCGAAGGGAAGGGCTACTTTTTTCCGGTCACGTTGGTGGACAACCCTCCCGATACCGCGCGCGTGGTGCGCGAGGAGCCCTTTGGTCCGATCCTGCCGCTGCTCAAGTTCCGCAATGAGGAAGAAGTCATTGCGCGGGCCAACGATAGCGAATATGGCTTGGGCGGGTCGGTGTGGGGCGCAGACCAGGCGGCGGCCACGAGAGTTGCGCTTCGATTGAACACCGGCACGGTCTGGGTCAATCAGATCCACACGCTCAAACCCGGCAAGCCCATGGCCGGGCACAAGCAATCGGGCGTAGGCATCGAGAACGGCGCCGAAGGTTTGCTGGAGTACACGGTGCTGCGGACGGTGTCATCGAAGCGGCCGCACTGA
- a CDS encoding GntR family transcriptional regulator: protein MTATRKNTPTASAGGQPRYVELANTLLRDIQEGRHVVGSLLPTEHELADQYGVSRHTVRASLKKLEDLGYISRKKAVGTLVESANPDTAFVQSFGTPEDLIRVAATEVRAIEDVRHVTLDRNKARRLEAPVGSSWVLLSGTREDVRRAGAPVAQADIYIDATLAGLVDTIRLQPQTLVSSLIEREYAVVIDEIRQMVTATLIEAPLAERLRVQAGSAGLRLIRHYKDATGRILEITDTTYPADRVTVAFQLKRSLKPSLNP from the coding sequence ATGACCGCCACCCGAAAGAACACCCCGACCGCATCCGCTGGCGGCCAGCCTCGTTATGTGGAACTGGCCAATACGCTGTTGCGCGACATCCAGGAAGGCCGGCACGTGGTCGGCAGTCTGCTGCCCACGGAACACGAGCTGGCGGACCAGTATGGCGTCAGCCGGCATACGGTGCGCGCATCGCTGAAGAAGCTGGAAGACCTGGGCTATATCTCGCGCAAGAAGGCAGTGGGTACCCTGGTCGAAAGCGCGAACCCGGACACGGCCTTCGTACAATCGTTCGGCACGCCCGAAGACCTGATACGCGTCGCGGCCACGGAAGTGCGTGCCATCGAAGACGTGCGCCACGTCACCCTGGACCGCAACAAGGCGCGGCGCCTGGAGGCGCCCGTGGGCAGTTCCTGGGTCCTGCTCAGCGGAACGCGCGAAGACGTGCGCCGGGCCGGCGCGCCGGTAGCGCAGGCGGACATCTATATCGACGCCACGCTGGCCGGCCTGGTCGACACGATCCGGCTCCAGCCCCAGACCCTGGTCAGTTCGCTGATCGAGCGCGAGTACGCGGTCGTCATCGACGAGATCCGGCAGATGGTCACCGCCACCCTGATCGAAGCCCCGCTGGCTGAGCGCCTGCGGGTCCAGGCCGGCAGCGCCGGCCTGCGTCTCATCCGGCACTACAAGGACGCGACCGGAAGAATCCTCGAAATCACCGACACCACCTACCCGGCCGACCGGGTAACCGTGGCGTTCCAGCTCAAGCGCAGCCTCAAGCCCAGCCTCAATCCGTAG
- a CDS encoding Bug family tripartite tricarboxylate transporter substrate binding protein has translation MLVGFPAGQTTDVIARMLAQQLTGDLGQAFFVENKPGVGAGLAAEEVARSRPDGYTLLATSSGPLAVNGWIYKNLRYDSKTDFQPLAMIGIFPLVLVVHPESRFKSLADLVEYARKHPGAINYASGGNGVTNHLVMEMFQQRAGVKLNHIPYKGGVAAMTDVVGGQVDVMFEVASIAEPLVRSGKLKALAVASEQRVATLASVPTIAESGYAGFRGDPWIGVVGPKDMPQSVVDRLAGEITRIAQAPQWTKRMAELGAIPQVMGPAQFSTFIGAEVERWGEAVKAANAKAE, from the coding sequence ATGTTGGTGGGGTTTCCCGCCGGGCAGACTACCGACGTGATTGCGCGCATGCTGGCGCAGCAGTTGACGGGCGACCTGGGACAGGCGTTCTTCGTCGAGAACAAGCCTGGGGTGGGGGCGGGGCTGGCCGCAGAGGAAGTGGCGCGATCGCGGCCGGACGGCTACACGCTGCTTGCCACGTCCAGCGGCCCGCTGGCGGTCAATGGCTGGATCTACAAGAACCTGCGCTATGACAGCAAGACGGATTTCCAGCCCCTGGCGATGATAGGCATCTTCCCGCTGGTGCTGGTCGTCCATCCCGAGTCCCGTTTCAAGAGCCTTGCCGATCTGGTCGAATACGCCAGGAAGCATCCCGGCGCGATCAACTACGCATCGGGCGGCAATGGCGTGACCAATCATCTGGTGATGGAAATGTTCCAGCAGCGCGCCGGGGTGAAGCTGAACCACATTCCCTACAAGGGTGGCGTGGCGGCCATGACCGATGTGGTGGGTGGGCAGGTGGATGTCATGTTCGAGGTCGCGTCGATTGCCGAACCGCTGGTGCGCAGCGGGAAGTTGAAGGCGCTGGCCGTGGCGAGCGAGCAGCGTGTCGCCACGCTGGCATCGGTGCCGACCATCGCCGAATCGGGATATGCCGGGTTCCGCGGCGATCCCTGGATAGGCGTGGTGGGACCGAAGGACATGCCGCAGTCCGTCGTCGACAGGCTGGCCGGCGAAATCACCCGCATTGCCCAGGCGCCGCAATGGACCAAGCGCATGGCCGAACTGGGCGCCATTCCGCAGGTGATGGGGCCGGCGCAATTCAGCACTTTTATCGGCGCCGAGGTCGAGCGCTGGGGCGAGGCGGTGAAGGCGGCCAATGCCAAGGCGGAATGA
- a CDS encoding MFS transporter, whose protein sequence is MAILACTLAIQAVSTAGALAFAVLAPLIPGARTAEVGLFLAVVYGGAMMSSALSSVLVGGLGAVRVSQLALALQAVGLALLTVEAPFAQHAAALLCGLGYGIITPASSHILARTTAQDRMYTVFSLKQTGVPLGGLLAGAILPALAALSSWRMALLFLAGTACMVALVSSWLRAQLDEPAVPRAGGAGQWRRPVMDVLQRPQLRTMAGISLLFSACQLSVSGYLMVFLQRDLQLDVARAVLVYAVAQGAGIVGRVAWGRIADRTRSPRGVLMLIAVLMAGCALGLAFTPVQSSLLVLCLLAAMLGATAIGWNGVFLGELARLAPAGKVASVTGGTMFFTYIGVVIGPPAFGFMAERSSLGVAYGALAVLPLMALFLLGSRSGWRAA, encoded by the coding sequence GTGGCGATACTGGCTTGCACGCTGGCGATTCAGGCCGTCAGCACCGCCGGCGCGCTGGCGTTCGCCGTACTGGCTCCGTTGATTCCCGGTGCGCGCACCGCGGAGGTGGGCCTGTTCCTCGCCGTGGTCTATGGCGGGGCGATGATGAGCAGTGCATTGAGTAGTGTGCTGGTCGGAGGGCTGGGTGCAGTGCGCGTATCGCAATTGGCCCTGGCGCTCCAGGCCGTGGGCCTGGCGTTGCTGACGGTCGAGGCGCCGTTTGCGCAGCACGCCGCCGCGCTGCTGTGTGGCCTGGGTTACGGCATCATCACACCCGCCAGTTCGCACATTCTTGCGCGCACGACGGCGCAAGATCGGATGTACACGGTTTTTTCGCTGAAGCAGACCGGAGTGCCGCTGGGAGGCCTGCTGGCCGGGGCCATTCTGCCGGCGCTGGCGGCATTGTCGTCGTGGCGCATGGCTTTGCTTTTCCTGGCGGGGACGGCCTGCATGGTCGCCCTCGTCTCCAGCTGGCTGCGCGCGCAATTAGACGAGCCGGCGGTGCCGCGCGCTGGCGGGGCGGGGCAGTGGCGCAGGCCGGTGATGGACGTATTGCAGCGCCCGCAGCTGCGCACCATGGCGGGCATTTCATTGTTGTTTTCCGCGTGCCAGCTTTCGGTCAGCGGCTACCTGATGGTGTTCCTGCAGCGGGATCTGCAACTGGATGTCGCGCGCGCCGTGTTGGTCTACGCGGTAGCCCAGGGCGCGGGCATTGTGGGACGCGTGGCATGGGGGAGGATCGCCGATCGGACGCGTTCACCGCGTGGCGTGCTGATGCTGATCGCAGTGCTGATGGCGGGCTGCGCCCTGGGGCTGGCGTTCACGCCTGTGCAATCCAGCCTGCTCGTGCTGTGTCTGCTGGCAGCGATGCTGGGCGCGACGGCGATCGGTTGGAATGGCGTATTCCTTGGCGAACTGGCGCGTCTCGCTCCGGCCGGCAAGGTGGCGTCGGTGACCGGCGGGACGATGTTCTTCACGTACATCGGTGTCGTGATAGGTCCGCCGGCGTTCGGCTTCATGGCGGAGCGCTCCAGCCTGGGCGTGGCATATGGGGCGCTGGCCGTCCTGCCGCTGATGGCGCTGTTTCTGCTTGGTTCGAGGTCCGGCTGGCGCGCGGCTTGA
- a CDS encoding cytochrome P450 gives MNHTDFDLPSDVAKALVNAQVYANIDELHSTYSWARANNPLGRAVNEGFDPFWVVTKHADVAAISRDSQIFRNGDYATISAPKAMIDHLKAVTGSYNGGIKTLVHVDGDEHKGLRTLTQAWFMPNSILKLDERIRDLACRTVDKLAAAEGEVIDFATQIALHYPLHVIMDILGVPAEDEARMLLLTQELFGTEDPEFKREGKDAGGNDDALAQNVLAIVADFRAYFEKVTADRRVNPRNDVATLLANAVIDGVPLSEDSRLGYYVIIATAGHDTTSSSTAVAMWALSQYPELLPRLQANPGLIPQFIDEAVRLASPVRHFMRTAAADTEIRGRRIHKGDWLMLCYGSANRDEDVFENPFEFNIDRKPNRHLSFGLGAHICLGQHLAKMEMRILFEEMIPRLQRVELAGDMAMSASCFVGGPKHLPVRCFMN, from the coding sequence ATGAACCATACCGATTTCGATCTGCCCAGCGATGTCGCGAAAGCCCTGGTGAATGCTCAGGTCTATGCCAACATTGACGAACTGCATTCCACCTATTCATGGGCACGCGCCAACAACCCGTTGGGGCGCGCCGTCAACGAAGGCTTCGATCCTTTCTGGGTGGTGACCAAGCACGCGGACGTGGCTGCCATCTCGCGTGATAGCCAGATTTTCCGCAATGGCGACTATGCCACCATCAGCGCCCCCAAGGCCATGATCGACCACCTCAAGGCCGTGACCGGCAGCTATAACGGCGGCATCAAGACGCTGGTCCATGTGGACGGAGACGAACACAAGGGGCTGCGGACGTTGACGCAGGCATGGTTCATGCCGAACAGCATACTCAAACTGGACGAGCGGATCCGCGACCTGGCGTGCCGCACGGTAGACAAGCTGGCGGCGGCAGAGGGCGAGGTCATCGACTTCGCCACGCAGATCGCACTGCACTATCCGCTGCACGTCATCATGGACATTCTGGGGGTGCCGGCCGAGGACGAGGCCAGGATGCTGCTGCTGACGCAGGAATTGTTTGGCACCGAAGACCCCGAATTCAAACGCGAAGGGAAGGACGCGGGCGGCAACGATGATGCGCTGGCGCAGAATGTTCTGGCGATCGTGGCCGATTTTCGCGCCTACTTCGAAAAGGTCACCGCCGATCGGCGCGTAAATCCACGCAATGATGTGGCGACGCTGCTCGCGAACGCGGTCATAGACGGCGTGCCCCTCAGCGAGGACAGCCGCTTGGGATACTACGTCATCATCGCCACGGCGGGGCACGACACGACCTCGTCGTCGACAGCCGTCGCCATGTGGGCGCTCAGCCAATATCCCGAGTTGTTGCCGCGGCTTCAAGCCAACCCGGGCCTGATCCCGCAGTTCATCGACGAAGCGGTGCGCCTGGCGTCCCCGGTGCGGCACTTCATGCGCACAGCCGCTGCGGACACTGAAATCCGCGGTCGTCGGATTCACAAGGGCGACTGGCTGATGCTCTGCTACGGCTCCGCCAATCGAGACGAAGACGTCTTCGAGAACCCCTTTGAATTCAACATCGACCGCAAGCCGAATCGTCATCTGTCATTCGGCTTGGGGGCGCATATCTGTCTGGGGCAACACCTGGCAAAGATGGAGATGCGCATCCTGTTTGAAGAGATGATTCCAAGGCTGCAGCGAGTTGAACTCGCAGGTGATATGGCCATGAGCGCCTCGTGCTTCGTCGGCGGCCCCAAGCATTTGCCGGTCCGATGCTTCATGAACTAG
- a CDS encoding HpcH/HpaI aldolase/citrate lyase family protein: MTTAIHPRDALFAGESPFPVLPVCEHFAGSEKLIGKAMDLQAEYGPVFDITCDCEDGAAAGQERVHAEMVAGMINSARNKFDRAGARIHDPSHPAWRQDVDIIVSQAGGRVAYITIPKATSWQQAAEVIGYIGETARKAGLERQIPAHVLVETHGALRDAFPIAALPTVEVLDFGLMDFVSGHHGAIAASAMRSPGQFEHALLVRAKAEVVAAALAHGVVPAHNVCLNLKDPGIIADDAGRARRQFGFLRMWSIYPAQIQPIVQAMQPEFSEVEDAANILLAAQDNDWGPIQYEGELHDRATYRYFWEVLRKARITGMTLPPEAQRRFFAD, encoded by the coding sequence ATGACTACTGCCATCCATCCCCGCGATGCGCTCTTCGCCGGCGAAAGCCCCTTCCCTGTGCTGCCTGTCTGCGAACATTTCGCCGGCAGCGAAAAGCTGATCGGCAAGGCCATGGACCTGCAGGCCGAGTATGGCCCGGTCTTCGACATCACCTGCGATTGCGAGGACGGCGCCGCGGCCGGCCAGGAACGCGTTCATGCCGAGATGGTGGCAGGCATGATCAACTCGGCGCGCAACAAGTTTGACCGGGCCGGCGCGCGCATCCATGATCCGTCCCATCCCGCCTGGCGCCAGGACGTGGACATCATCGTGAGCCAGGCAGGCGGACGCGTCGCCTACATCACCATCCCCAAGGCCACCAGCTGGCAGCAGGCGGCCGAGGTCATCGGCTATATCGGCGAGACCGCGCGCAAGGCCGGCCTGGAAAGACAGATCCCCGCCCACGTCCTGGTGGAGACCCACGGCGCCCTGCGCGATGCCTTCCCGATCGCCGCCCTGCCTACCGTCGAGGTGCTGGATTTCGGCCTGATGGATTTCGTCAGCGGCCACCATGGCGCCATCGCGGCCAGCGCCATGCGCAGCCCGGGTCAGTTCGAACACGCGCTGCTGGTGCGCGCCAAGGCCGAGGTGGTGGCCGCGGCGCTGGCCCATGGCGTCGTCCCAGCCCACAACGTATGCCTGAATCTCAAGGATCCCGGCATCATCGCCGACGACGCCGGGCGCGCTCGCCGGCAGTTCGGCTTCCTGCGCATGTGGAGCATCTATCCCGCGCAGATCCAACCCATTGTGCAGGCGATGCAGCCCGAATTCTCGGAAGTCGAGGATGCCGCCAATATTCTGCTGGCCGCCCAGGACAATGACTGGGGCCCGATCCAGTATGAAGGCGAACTCCACGACCGCGCCACTTACCGCTACTTCTGGGAAGTCCTGCGCAAGGCCAGGATTACCGGCATGACGCTGCCGCCCGAGGCGCAACGCCGCTTCTTCGCCGATTGA